One Peterkaempfera bronchialis DNA window includes the following coding sequences:
- a CDS encoding carbohydrate ABC transporter permease, giving the protein MHTRTLISQTQLNRPAGRALYWTVLAVTVLGFTLVFLGPLYWLVTGGLKSTAEVIQNPPTLFPKQVHADTYTEAWSRLSMGRLLFNTLYYAFGALAFQLVFDVAAAYSLSKLRPVLGNVILGMMLATLMIPATVLIVPQYLTVLDLPVLHLNLINTPWAIWLPTVANAFNIFLLKRFFDSIPQDLMAAAAIDGASPLRTLWSIVLPMSRPILGVVSIFAVVNVWKDFLWPMLVEPDPAKQTLNIGIRSLSTGVPQNLVIAALAIASAPTIVFFLIFQRNIMSGLTTGSLKG; this is encoded by the coding sequence GTGCACACCCGCACCCTGATCTCCCAGACGCAGCTGAACCGCCCCGCCGGCCGGGCCCTGTACTGGACCGTTCTCGCCGTCACCGTGCTGGGCTTCACCCTGGTCTTCCTCGGCCCGCTGTACTGGCTGGTCACCGGCGGTCTGAAGTCCACCGCAGAGGTGATCCAGAACCCGCCCACGCTCTTCCCCAAGCAGGTCCACGCCGACACCTACACGGAGGCTTGGAGCCGCCTCTCCATGGGCCGGCTGCTCTTCAACACGCTCTACTACGCCTTCGGCGCGCTCGCCTTCCAGCTGGTCTTCGACGTCGCAGCGGCCTACTCGCTCTCCAAGCTCCGCCCGGTCCTCGGCAACGTCATCCTGGGCATGATGCTGGCCACCCTGATGATCCCGGCCACCGTGCTGATCGTGCCCCAGTACCTGACCGTGCTGGACCTGCCGGTCCTGCACCTCAACCTGATCAACACCCCCTGGGCGATCTGGCTGCCCACCGTCGCCAACGCCTTCAACATCTTTCTGCTGAAGCGGTTCTTCGACTCCATACCCCAGGACCTGATGGCCGCCGCCGCCATCGACGGGGCCAGCCCGCTGCGCACCCTCTGGTCGATCGTGCTGCCGATGTCCCGGCCGATCCTCGGCGTGGTCTCGATCTTCGCGGTGGTCAACGTCTGGAAGGACTTCCTCTGGCCGATGCTGGTCGAGCCCGACCCGGCCAAGCAGACCCTCAACATCGGCATCCGGTCGCTCTCCACCGGCGTCCCGCAGAACCTCGTCATCGCCGCCCTGGCCATCGCCTCCGCGCCGACGATCGTCTTCTTCCTGATCTTCCAGCGCAACATCATGTCCGGGCTGACCACCGGCAGCCTCAAGGGCTGA
- a CDS encoding glycoside hydrolase family 13 protein, with protein MVQQPQPQPERPGWWRDAAIYQVYPRSFADGNGDGTGDLTGIRTRLPYLADLGIEAIWFNPWYPSPLADGGYDVADYRDVDPAFGTLADAEKLITEALDLGIRTIVDIVPNHVSDAHPWFQAALAAGPGSPERERFHFRPGRGPGGDLPPNDWVSEFGGVPWTRTTDPDGTPGDWYLHLFATQQPDLNWDHPEVRAEYEDVLRFWFDRGAAGVRIDSAALLAKDPALPDFTPGTDPHPFVDREELHTIYRSWRRIADSYADPRVLIGEVWLPDAERFVRYLRPDELHTAFNFDFLTRPWEAEALRASIDTTLALHAPVGAPATWVLCNHDVTRTVTRYGRSDTRFGFAAKAFGTPTDRALGLRRARAAALLSLALPGSVYLYQGEELGLPEVEDLPLDRLQDPMHFRSGGTNPGRDGCRVPLPWSGTAQPYGFTSDGVEPWLPQPDDWAALTVEAQSADPGSMLRLYRTALHLRRTEPELREGEFGWLGSAPGVLDFRRGDGFRCLTNLSDAPVPLPAGAETLLASGELTDGQLPPDTSVWLRPAG; from the coding sequence GTGGTACAGCAGCCCCAGCCCCAGCCCGAGCGTCCGGGGTGGTGGCGCGACGCGGCGATCTACCAGGTGTACCCACGCAGCTTCGCCGACGGCAACGGCGACGGCACCGGCGACCTGACCGGCATCCGCACCAGGCTCCCGTACCTCGCCGACCTCGGCATCGAGGCCATCTGGTTCAACCCCTGGTACCCCTCCCCGCTGGCCGACGGCGGTTACGACGTCGCCGACTACCGGGACGTCGACCCCGCCTTCGGCACCCTCGCCGACGCCGAGAAGCTCATCACCGAGGCGCTCGACCTGGGCATCCGCACCATCGTCGACATCGTCCCCAACCATGTGTCGGACGCCCACCCCTGGTTCCAGGCGGCCCTCGCCGCCGGCCCCGGCAGCCCCGAGCGGGAGCGCTTCCACTTCCGGCCCGGCCGTGGCCCCGGCGGCGACCTGCCGCCCAACGACTGGGTCTCCGAGTTCGGCGGCGTGCCCTGGACGCGCACCACCGACCCCGACGGCACCCCCGGCGACTGGTACCTGCACCTCTTCGCCACCCAGCAGCCCGACCTCAACTGGGACCACCCCGAGGTGCGGGCCGAGTACGAGGACGTGCTGCGGTTCTGGTTCGACCGCGGCGCCGCCGGCGTCCGCATCGACTCGGCGGCCCTGCTCGCCAAGGACCCGGCGCTGCCCGACTTCACCCCGGGCACCGACCCCCACCCGTTTGTCGACCGGGAGGAGCTGCACACGATCTACCGTTCCTGGCGGCGGATCGCCGACTCCTACGCCGACCCCCGGGTCCTGATCGGCGAGGTCTGGCTGCCCGACGCCGAACGCTTCGTCCGCTACCTGCGCCCGGACGAGCTGCACACCGCCTTCAACTTCGACTTCCTGACCCGCCCCTGGGAGGCCGAAGCGCTGCGCGCCTCCATCGACACCACCCTCGCCCTGCACGCCCCGGTCGGCGCCCCCGCCACCTGGGTGCTCTGCAACCACGACGTCACCCGCACGGTCACCCGCTACGGCCGCAGCGACACCCGCTTCGGCTTCGCCGCCAAGGCCTTCGGCACCCCCACCGACCGGGCCCTGGGCCTGCGCCGCGCCCGCGCCGCCGCCCTGCTCTCCCTTGCGCTGCCCGGCTCCGTCTACCTCTACCAGGGTGAGGAACTGGGCCTGCCCGAAGTCGAGGACCTTCCCCTGGACCGGCTCCAGGACCCGATGCACTTCCGCTCCGGCGGCACCAACCCCGGGCGCGACGGCTGCCGCGTCCCGCTGCCCTGGTCCGGCACCGCGCAGCCGTACGGCTTCACCTCCGACGGCGTCGAACCCTGGCTGCCGCAGCCGGACGACTGGGCCGCCCTCACCGTCGAGGCGCAGTCGGCCGACCCCGGTTCGATGCTGCGGCTCTACCGCACCGCGCTGCACCTGCGCCGTACCGAACCGGAGCTGCGCGAGGGCGAGTTCGGCTGGCTGGGCAGTGCGCCAGGGGTACTCGACTTCCGCCGGGGCGACGGCTTCCGCTGCCTCACCAACCTCTCCGACGCCCCGGTGCCGCTGCCCGCCGGAGCGGAGACACTGCTGGCCAGCGGAGAACTGACGGATGGTCAGCTTCCGCCGGACACCTCGGTCTGGCTGCGCCCCGCCGGCTGA
- a CDS encoding extracellular solute-binding protein: MNRNRLLRRAVTAVAVAGLVLPAAACSSSSSDSGAEAGKSGKPSAAAADDAAAPLDPNAKVTLSIDCQPPVTKTAERKEWAEDIAAFTKQYPNVTIDSKDAFPCEEPARFTAQLQGKTQTDVFYSYFTDLDQVLDAGQAEDISAYVNDTTVPALKDIDPSVMDTLKADGKLYGLPTTNYKMGLLYSRKLFKKAGLDPDKPPTTWEEIRADAKKIAALGGGVNGYGEYSATNQGGWHYTAELYGLGGTMVNEDGSKAAFNTPEGKQVLQNLYDMRWTDKSMSAAQGLKWPDLMTQMAAGKLGMYVGAPDDITYMVQTLKGDYEDYGMGPMPGGKAALLGGADYMFKKGSTPDQIKAGIAWVNFKFLTMGKGQFDYARTKADGLPVGLPQPFFFGGATLEADNQAKAASATVPVANYAPYLAVQVPGKTEPANAQQIYKVLDNPVSAVLTDKNANIDKLLSDAETQVNQVLANLQ; the protein is encoded by the coding sequence ATGAACAGAAACCGGCTGCTCCGCAGAGCGGTCACCGCCGTCGCAGTCGCCGGCCTGGTCCTCCCGGCCGCCGCGTGCAGCAGCTCCAGCAGCGACAGCGGCGCCGAGGCAGGGAAGAGCGGCAAGCCCTCCGCCGCCGCTGCCGACGACGCCGCCGCGCCCCTGGACCCCAACGCCAAGGTGACCCTCAGCATCGACTGCCAGCCGCCGGTCACCAAGACCGCCGAGCGCAAGGAGTGGGCGGAGGACATCGCGGCGTTCACCAAGCAGTACCCGAACGTCACCATCGACTCCAAGGACGCCTTCCCCTGCGAGGAGCCGGCCCGGTTCACCGCACAGCTCCAGGGCAAGACCCAGACGGACGTCTTCTACAGCTACTTCACCGACCTGGACCAGGTGCTCGACGCGGGTCAGGCCGAGGACATCAGCGCCTACGTCAACGACACCACCGTGCCGGCGCTGAAGGACATCGACCCGTCGGTGATGGACACCCTCAAGGCGGACGGCAAGCTCTACGGCCTGCCGACCACCAACTACAAGATGGGCCTGCTCTACAGCCGCAAGCTCTTCAAGAAGGCCGGCCTCGACCCCGACAAGCCGCCGACCACCTGGGAGGAGATCCGCGCCGACGCCAAGAAGATCGCCGCACTGGGCGGCGGCGTCAACGGCTACGGCGAGTACAGCGCCACCAACCAGGGCGGCTGGCACTACACCGCCGAGCTCTACGGCCTCGGCGGCACGATGGTCAACGAGGACGGCAGCAAGGCCGCCTTCAACACGCCCGAGGGCAAGCAGGTCCTCCAGAACCTCTACGACATGCGCTGGACCGACAAGTCCATGAGCGCGGCCCAGGGCCTCAAGTGGCCCGACCTGATGACCCAGATGGCCGCGGGCAAGCTCGGCATGTACGTCGGCGCCCCGGACGACATCACCTACATGGTGCAGACCCTCAAGGGCGACTACGAGGACTACGGCATGGGCCCGATGCCGGGCGGCAAGGCCGCGCTGCTCGGCGGTGCCGACTACATGTTCAAGAAGGGCTCCACCCCGGACCAGATCAAGGCCGGCATCGCCTGGGTGAACTTCAAGTTCCTCACCATGGGCAAGGGCCAGTTCGACTACGCCCGGACCAAGGCCGACGGCCTGCCGGTGGGTCTCCCGCAGCCCTTCTTCTTCGGCGGCGCCACGCTGGAGGCCGACAACCAGGCCAAGGCGGCCAGCGCCACCGTGCCGGTGGCCAACTACGCGCCGTACCTGGCCGTCCAGGTGCCCGGCAAGACCGAGCCGGCCAACGCCCAGCAGATCTACAAGGTGCTGGACAACCCGGTCTCCGCCGTGCTGACGGACAAGAACGCCAACATCGACAAGCTGCTCTCGGACGCCGAGACCCAGGTCAACCAGGTCCTGGCCAACCTCCAGTAG
- a CDS encoding carbohydrate ABC transporter permease, whose amino-acid sequence MAAITVSSEETRKLGRTADQGRGGRRRRVRQNLSAHGFLLGALLCFGFFTWYPMVREVIMSFQKTKRGTTTWVGLENLDRIFDDPAFWQAWRNTLLYTGLALVLGFAVPFVVALLLNELRHAKSYLRVLVYLPVMMPPVASVLLFKYFYDPDFGLFNHILSALHLPTSAWLNSSSTAMLSVVIASTWMNMGGATLIYLAALQTIPGELYEAAELDGAGLLRRIWHVTIPQTRLILSLLLLLQIVATMQVFVEPFLLTGGNGPQGSTTTVVYLVYQYAFNFNNYGSASALGLVMLLVLAGFSAVYVRLSRADD is encoded by the coding sequence ATGGCGGCGATCACCGTCTCCAGCGAAGAGACGAGGAAACTCGGCAGGACCGCGGACCAGGGCAGGGGAGGCCGACGGCGCAGAGTGCGCCAGAACCTCTCCGCACACGGCTTCCTGCTGGGTGCGCTGCTCTGCTTCGGGTTCTTCACCTGGTACCCGATGGTCCGCGAAGTCATCATGAGCTTCCAGAAGACCAAGCGGGGCACCACCACCTGGGTCGGCCTGGAGAACCTGGACCGGATCTTCGACGACCCCGCGTTCTGGCAGGCATGGCGCAACACCCTGCTCTACACCGGACTCGCGCTGGTGCTCGGCTTCGCAGTCCCCTTTGTCGTCGCCCTGCTGCTCAACGAACTGCGGCACGCCAAGTCCTATCTGCGCGTCCTGGTCTACCTGCCGGTGATGATGCCCCCGGTCGCCTCGGTGCTGCTCTTCAAGTACTTCTACGACCCGGACTTCGGCCTCTTCAACCACATCCTCTCCGCCCTCCACCTGCCGACGTCCGCCTGGCTCAACTCCTCCTCCACCGCCATGCTCTCCGTGGTCATCGCCTCCACCTGGATGAACATGGGCGGCGCCACCCTGATCTACCTGGCGGCCCTCCAGACCATCCCCGGCGAGCTCTACGAGGCGGCCGAACTCGACGGCGCCGGCCTGCTCCGCAGGATCTGGCACGTCACCATCCCGCAGACCCGGCTCATCCTGTCGCTGCTGCTGCTGCTCCAGATCGTGGCCACCATGCAGGTCTTCGTCGAACCGTTCCTGCTGACCGGCGGCAACGGCCCCCAGGGGTCCACCACCACCGTCGTCTACCTCGTCTACCAGTACGCCTTCAACTTCAACAACTACGGCAGCGCCTCGGCGCTGGGCCTGGTCATGCTGCTGGTGCTCGCCGGGTTCTCCGCCGTGTACGTGCGGCTCAGCCGCGCCGACGACTGA
- a CDS encoding LacI family DNA-binding transcriptional regulator: MTRRLAEVAKKVGMSEATVSRVLNNRPGVSENTRAAVLTALDVLGYERPTQLRGQRSRLVGLVLPELQNPIFPALAEVVGAGLAQQNFIPVLCTQTAGGVSEADYVGLLLQQQVSGVVFFGGAYAQAEAQHEHYDLIAERGLPTVLLNAAVDGLDFPRVVCDDAVAVEQVLGHLRQLGHRRIGMVLGPPDHVPSRRKLAAARAHAAAAGSALADDMVERTMFSLEGGQAAAARLLRRGATALVCASDPLALGAIRAVRRCGLSVPDDVSVVGYDDSSFMTCMDPALTTVRQPIDAMGRTVVDLLVGAISGTWGEHGEIFFEPELVVRSSSGPAPDAFTSADHKSVS, translated from the coding sequence ATGACACGACGACTTGCGGAAGTGGCCAAGAAGGTCGGCATGAGCGAGGCCACGGTCAGCCGTGTGCTCAACAACCGCCCCGGCGTGTCGGAGAACACCCGCGCCGCCGTGCTGACCGCGCTGGACGTGCTGGGCTATGAGCGCCCCACCCAGCTCCGGGGGCAGCGGTCCCGGTTGGTGGGTCTGGTGCTGCCGGAGTTGCAGAACCCGATCTTCCCGGCGCTCGCCGAGGTGGTGGGCGCCGGGCTGGCCCAGCAGAACTTCATCCCGGTGCTCTGCACCCAGACCGCCGGCGGGGTCTCCGAGGCGGACTATGTGGGCCTGCTGCTCCAGCAGCAGGTCTCCGGCGTGGTCTTCTTCGGCGGGGCCTATGCGCAGGCCGAGGCGCAGCATGAGCACTACGACCTGATCGCCGAGCGCGGCCTGCCGACGGTGCTGCTCAACGCGGCCGTCGACGGGCTGGACTTCCCCCGGGTGGTCTGCGACGACGCCGTCGCGGTGGAGCAGGTGCTGGGCCATCTGCGGCAGTTGGGGCACCGGCGGATCGGGATGGTCCTCGGGCCGCCCGACCATGTGCCGTCCCGCCGCAAGCTGGCCGCCGCCCGGGCGCATGCGGCGGCGGCCGGGAGCGCGCTCGCCGACGACATGGTCGAGCGGACCATGTTCTCGCTGGAGGGCGGCCAGGCGGCGGCCGCCCGGCTGCTGCGGCGCGGCGCCACCGCGCTGGTCTGCGCCAGCGACCCGCTGGCGCTGGGCGCGATCCGGGCCGTGCGCCGCTGCGGCCTCTCGGTGCCGGACGACGTCTCGGTGGTCGGCTATGACGACTCCTCCTTCATGACCTGCATGGATCCGGCGCTGACGACCGTCCGGCAGCCGATCGACGCCATGGGCAGGACCGTGGTGGACCTGCTGGTCGGCGCGATCTCGGGCACCTGGGGCGAGCACGGCGAGATCTTCTTTGAGCCGGAGCTGGTGGTGCGCTCCAGCAGCGGGCCCGCCCCTGACGCGTTCACGTCAGCAGATCACAAGTCCGTATCGTGA